The nucleotide window AATGCTCTTGTTGTATCAAGCATTCTCCGCGGTTGGCCATCGGGTCTTGACTTATCCCATACAATCTTACCCTTATAATTTGTCATCTTCACAATTAGTTCAACAAGGTCTTTGATTGATATTTCAAATCCTGCGCCTATATTGACAGGGTCACTTTTATTATAGATTTCTGTTGCAAGAATGATGGCTTCAGCGGCGTCTTCGACGTAGAAGAATTCGCGGGTTGCAGAGCCGGTACCCCAGACTTCGACTGTCACAGACCGTGAATCGTGATTCGTAATTCGTGAACAGTAGATACCGTAATGTTTTAGAACAGCTAAAACATCTTCGATAGGAGAGGCTTTACTAATTACGAATCTCGAATTACCAATTACGGCTTCGTTATCGCCATTGCGGAGGAAGTCGTGGATGATGGAGTCGAAGTCGTTGCGGGAGAGGAGGTTGGCGAGGTGGAATTTGCGGATAAGGGCAGGGATGACATGAGAGGATTTAAAAGAGAAATTATCACCAGGGCCATATAAATTGACGGGGAGAAGAAAAATAGAATTAAACCCG belongs to Pseudomonadota bacterium and includes:
- a CDS encoding NAD-dependent epimerase/dehydratase family protein — encoded protein: GFNSIFLLPVNLYGPGDNFSFKSSHVIPALIRKFHLANLLSRNDFDSIIHDFLRNGDNEAVIGNSRFVISKASPIEDVLAVLKHYGIYCSRITNHDSRSVTVEVWGTGSATREFFYVEDAAEAIILATEIYNKSDPVNIGAGFEISIKDLVELIVKMTNYKGKIVWDKSRPDGQPRRMLDTTRAFNGFGFSAKVGFEEGLKETINWYLSTRQTKETK